One Candidatus Sulfurimonas baltica DNA segment encodes these proteins:
- a CDS encoding helix-turn-helix domain-containing protein: MKDEKKEMEDRLFAIFVCLVLSRKQVSKALNKSLSTIDRWRKQSINLEYSKSGDAKNSTIEYSISEIARYIVSNKIKVL; this comes from the coding sequence ATGAAGGATGAAAAAAAAGAAATGGAAGACAGGTTATTTGCTATATTTGTTTGTTTAGTTTTAAGCAGAAAACAGGTCTCTAAGGCCTTGAACAAGAGTCTCAGCACGATTGATAGGTGGCGTAAACAATCTATTAATCTAGAATATTCAAAATCAGGGGATGCAAAAAATTCGACTATTGAATATTCTATCAGTGAGATTGCAAGATATATTGTGTCAAACAAAATAAAGGTTTTATGA